Proteins encoded together in one Campylobacter peloridis LMG 23910 window:
- a CDS encoding malate dehydrogenase, whose protein sequence is MKITIIGAGNVGLSIAYALILRELVDELVLIDINEDLLLARELELNQSIGAFNFDIKLTCTSNYEFSKNSQLVIFSAGIARKEGQSRDELFEINSKIMLDCAKKIKEFNEDPLFFIVSNPVDFMLNALYESKLFSAKKIIAMAGVLDNARYKYEIAKKLNLNISCIDSKLIGFHNDSMVLIKSQTKVKNKFLNEVLNQEDIKQIEQEVKTGGAKVIKHLKTSAYLAPASACVRMIEALRTGEFLPMCIVLNGEYGINKKAFGVMAKISLDGILEILELKLDEEENLALEKSLIQYAYK, encoded by the coding sequence ATGAAAATAACTATCATTGGAGCTGGAAATGTAGGTTTAAGTATAGCTTATGCTTTAATTTTAAGAGAATTAGTAGATGAGTTAGTATTAATTGATATTAATGAAGATTTGCTTTTAGCAAGAGAGTTGGAGTTAAACCAAAGCATTGGAGCTTTTAATTTTGATATAAAATTAACATGCACAAGCAATTATGAATTCTCCAAAAATTCACAATTAGTAATTTTTAGTGCTGGAATTGCTAGAAAAGAAGGCCAAAGTAGAGATGAATTGTTTGAAATTAATTCCAAAATAATGCTAGATTGTGCTAAAAAAATAAAAGAATTTAACGAAGATCCTTTATTTTTTATTGTTAGTAACCCAGTGGATTTTATGTTAAATGCTTTATATGAAAGCAAGTTGTTTTCGGCTAAGAAAATTATTGCAATGGCAGGAGTATTAGATAATGCAAGATATAAATATGAAATTGCAAAAAAATTAAATTTAAACATATCATGCATAGATAGCAAACTTATAGGTTTTCATAATGATAGCATGGTTTTAATTAAGTCTCAAACCAAGGTTAAAAATAAATTTTTAAATGAAGTTTTAAATCAAGAGGATATTAAGCAAATCGAACAAGAGGTTAAAACGGGTGGAGCTAAAGTGATTAAGCATTTAAAAACTTCGGCTTATTTGGCTCCTGCTAGTGCATGTGTTAGAATGATTGAGGCTTTAAGAACTGGTGAGTTTTTACCTATGTGTATAGTTTTAAATGGAGAATATGGCATAAATAAAAAAGCTTTTGGTGTAATGGCTAAAATTAGTCTTGATGGAATACTTGAAATTTTAGAACTAAAATTAGATGAAGAAGAAAATTTAGCTTTGGAAAAATCTCTTATCCAGTATGCGTATAAATAA
- the lpxD gene encoding UDP-3-O-(3-hydroxymyristoyl)glucosamine N-acyltransferase — protein MKISEIADFLGIKYCGEDINITALNSLDNATFTELSYCDGEKNSKKIPTSGAGAILVSKEFENLVSKDTIKLVVENPQLSFALLSKLYAKKIFCENKIKKNKIAKSAKIMPNVYIGDNVEIADHVIIMAGAYIGDNVSIGEYSIIHPNVVIYNDTKIGKKCHLLANCVIGSDGFGYAHTKNGEHYKIYHNGNVILEDFVEVGACSTIDRAVFESTIIKQGTKIDNLVQVGHNCQIGENCLIVAQSGISGSSILGKNVIMGGQSATSGHLEIGDFATIAARGGVTKNLEGARVYGGFPIMLQKDWLKFQAKIITAFRDKHE, from the coding sequence ATGAAAATTAGTGAAATAGCTGACTTTTTAGGCATAAAATATTGTGGAGAAGATATAAATATTACAGCATTAAATTCTTTAGATAATGCAACTTTTACAGAGCTTAGTTACTGCGATGGTGAAAAAAATTCAAAAAAAATACCAACTAGTGGAGCTGGTGCTATTTTAGTTTCTAAAGAATTTGAGAATTTAGTTTCTAAAGATACTATAAAACTAGTTGTTGAAAATCCTCAGCTATCTTTTGCGCTTTTAAGTAAGCTTTATGCAAAAAAAATATTTTGCGAAAATAAAATTAAGAAAAATAAAATAGCCAAAAGTGCAAAAATCATGCCAAATGTTTATATAGGAGACAATGTAGAAATAGCAGATCATGTAATTATAATGGCAGGAGCTTATATAGGGGATAATGTAAGCATTGGAGAATATAGCATTATTCATCCTAATGTAGTAATTTATAATGATACAAAAATAGGAAAAAAATGCCATTTACTTGCCAATTGTGTTATTGGAAGTGATGGTTTTGGCTATGCGCATACTAAAAATGGAGAGCATTATAAAATTTATCATAATGGTAATGTAATTTTAGAAGATTTTGTTGAAGTAGGAGCATGTTCAACTATAGATAGAGCTGTTTTTGAAAGTACTATTATAAAACAAGGAACTAAAATAGATAATCTTGTCCAAGTAGGGCATAATTGCCAAATAGGTGAAAATTGCCTCATAGTAGCACAAAGTGGTATTTCAGGTTCAAGTATTTTAGGTAAAAATGTTATTATGGGTGGACAAAGTGCTACTAGCGGACATTTAGAAATTGGAGATTTTGCTACAATAGCCGCAAGAGGTGGAGTTACTAAAAATTTAGAAGGTGCTAGGGTGTATGGTGGATTTCCTATAATGCTTCAAAAAGATTGGTTAAAATTCCAAGCAAAAATCATTACAGCTTTTAGGGATAAACATGAGTAA
- a CDS encoding 4Fe-4S binding protein translates to MERKFSMITPKDTPVWVDESRCKACNICVSYCPAGVLAMRDEVSAVLGQMIEVVHPDSCIGCSECEVHCPDFAIFVAKRDEFKFAKLTPEAKERAQAVKDNKYKKLNA, encoded by the coding sequence ATGGAAAGGAAATTTTCAATGATTACTCCAAAAGATACTCCAGTTTGGGTAGATGAGAGTAGGTGTAAGGCATGTAATATTTGTGTTAGCTATTGTCCTGCAGGGGTTTTAGCTATGAGAGATGAAGTTAGTGCGGTTTTGGGGCAAATGATAGAAGTGGTGCATCCTGATTCTTGTATAGGTTGTAGTGAATGTGAGGTGCATTGTCCTGATTTTGCTATTTTTGTAGCAAAAAGAGATGAGTTTAAATTTGCTAAACTCACCCCAGAAGCTAAAGAAAGAGCACAAGCTGTAAAAGATAATAAATATAAAAAACTAAATGCTTAG
- a CDS encoding cytochrome c biogenesis protein — MQYFFSFYMSFLLMFLYALVCAIATFIENDYGVSAAKALIYNNAWFDILHLLLGLNLLGIIFYAKLIQRKKYSSLILHCALLVILLGAAITRYFGLEGGMHIREGENSNTIVTREEFIKLIDYDQNISYEFPISFSTLTQRHFQEKIPLNNEEIILSSKKYTPQKDSITPAVLEINLHYKNTDKLIFLSPNFSNKNMEKYTINNKTIGIQWGPKEIKLPFALHLDDFILERYLGSMSPSSYLSKIKIIDYDKNANFSYEIFMNNVLDYGGYRFFQSSYDQDEQGTILSVNKDPGKIPTYIGYALLIIGFLWILFDKNSRFTKLSNFLKKRQSIAIIILCLISFKNPSFAQDNKEQILDLIAHVQKNSYQHSLDFGTLLVQDFNGRIKPLDTLAMEFIHKITQKDDFLNLNYNQIFLAMMIYPKEFRQIKMIPTKTKQLRELIGVNPNEKYLAFDDVFNEGIYKLTNLVEEANRKKPNLRTQFDKDVLALDERINHAYYIYSGRALTIFPDVTEQSLKWFSPTQILPFAKEDTERIQTLLVNYFLEVHKAIKTNNWQNANENLQTIKDFQLHYGSQVIPKKERIELEILLNHYNIFDNLTYIYISFGFVFMVISFYFVIKNIQTTKLVYKIFYFTLVVCAIVHALALIIRWYVGEHAPWSNAYESMIYIAFSCIISAVVFFKNSPFALCAASMLSGISLFVAHLGFMDPQIGNLIPVLKSYWLNIHVSIITASYGFLALCFMVGLFTLLLFIFRKNNEVIDQNIIKLHCINEISMIIGLAMLTIGNFLGGVWANESWGRYWGWDPKETWALISIVIYAMVLHLRFIFKAYYIYVFASASVLAFYSILMTYFGVNFYLSGLHSYANGDFIPIPTFVYILVLINLILIISAGFKRDLKMPSF, encoded by the coding sequence GTATGCTCTAGTTTGTGCTATAGCTACATTTATAGAAAATGATTATGGAGTTAGCGCTGCAAAAGCTTTAATTTATAACAATGCTTGGTTTGATATCTTGCATTTATTATTAGGGCTTAACCTACTTGGTATAATTTTTTATGCAAAACTTATACAAAGAAAAAAATATTCAAGTTTAATTTTACATTGTGCTTTACTTGTAATTTTACTTGGTGCTGCCATTACAAGATACTTTGGATTAGAAGGTGGAATGCATATAAGAGAAGGGGAAAATTCCAATACCATAGTAACAAGGGAAGAATTTATTAAATTAATTGATTATGATCAAAATATTAGTTATGAATTTCCCATTAGCTTTAGCACTCTTACTCAAAGACATTTTCAAGAAAAAATACCATTAAATAACGAAGAAATAATCCTAAGCTCAAAAAAATATACTCCCCAAAAAGATTCCATCACTCCAGCAGTTTTAGAGATAAATCTACACTATAAAAACACAGATAAACTTATATTTTTAAGCCCAAATTTTTCAAATAAAAATATGGAAAAATACACTATCAATAATAAAACTATCGGTATTCAATGGGGGCCAAAAGAAATTAAGCTTCCATTTGCACTACATCTTGATGATTTTATTTTAGAGCGTTACTTAGGCTCTATGAGTCCTTCATCATATCTTTCTAAAATCAAAATTATTGATTATGATAAAAATGCAAATTTTTCATATGAAATTTTCATGAATAATGTGCTTGATTATGGTGGTTATAGATTTTTTCAAAGTTCTTATGATCAAGATGAGCAAGGAACTATACTTTCGGTTAATAAAGATCCAGGAAAAATTCCTACCTATATAGGCTATGCTTTGCTTATAATAGGATTTTTATGGATTTTATTTGATAAAAACTCAAGATTTACAAAACTTTCTAATTTTTTAAAAAAAAGACAAAGTATAGCTATTATTATTTTATGCTTGATTAGTTTTAAAAATCCATCATTTGCACAAGATAATAAAGAACAAATCTTGGATTTAATTGCCCATGTTCAAAAAAATTCTTATCAACATTCTTTGGATTTTGGAACTCTTTTAGTTCAAGATTTTAATGGAAGAATCAAGCCTTTAGACACACTTGCAATGGAATTTATCCACAAAATAACACAAAAAGATGATTTTTTAAATCTTAATTATAATCAAATTTTTTTAGCTATGATGATATATCCAAAAGAATTTAGACAAATTAAAATGATACCAACTAAAACAAAGCAGCTAAGAGAATTAATAGGTGTAAATCCAAATGAAAAATATTTAGCCTTTGATGATGTTTTTAATGAGGGTATTTATAAACTAACAAATTTGGTAGAAGAAGCTAATAGAAAAAAACCTAATTTAAGAACCCAATTTGATAAAGATGTATTAGCTTTAGATGAAAGAATAAATCATGCATATTATATTTATAGTGGAAGGGCTTTAACAATTTTTCCTGATGTTACAGAACAAAGTTTAAAGTGGTTTTCACCTACCCAAATTTTACCTTTTGCAAAGGAAGATACAGAGCGTATTCAAACACTTTTGGTTAATTATTTTTTAGAAGTCCATAAAGCCATAAAAACAAACAATTGGCAGAATGCTAATGAAAATTTACAAACAATAAAAGATTTTCAGCTTCATTATGGTAGTCAAGTTATACCCAAAAAAGAGCGTATAGAACTTGAAATTTTACTTAATCATTATAATATATTTGACAATCTAACCTATATTTATATCAGTTTTGGTTTTGTTTTTATGGTTATTAGCTTTTATTTTGTAATTAAAAACATTCAGACAACTAAATTAGTTTATAAAATTTTTTATTTTACCTTGGTTGTTTGCGCTATAGTTCATGCTTTAGCTTTAATTATTAGATGGTATGTAGGAGAACATGCTCCTTGGAGCAATGCATATGAAAGCATGATTTATATTGCTTTTTCATGCATAATCAGCGCGGTTGTGTTTTTTAAAAATTCTCCTTTTGCACTTTGTGCTGCTAGCATGTTAAGTGGAATTTCTTTATTTGTAGCACATCTTGGTTTTATGGATCCTCAAATAGGAAATTTAATCCCTGTTTTAAAATCATACTGGTTGAATATACATGTGTCAATTATTACTGCTAGTTATGGATTTTTAGCCCTTTGTTTCATGGTTGGTTTATTTACTTTACTACTTTTTATTTTTAGAAAAAATAATGAAGTTATAGATCAAAATATTATAAAACTACATTGTATCAACGAAATATCTATGATTATAGGGCTTGCAATGCTTACTATAGGAAATTTTTTAGGTGGAGTTTGGGCTAATGAAAGCTGGGGAAGATATTGGGGATGGGATCCAAAAGAAACTTGGGCTTTAATTTCCATTGTTATTTATGCTATGGTATTGCATTTAAGATTTATTTTTAAAGCATATTATATATATGTATTTGCAAGCGCAAGCGTGTTAGCTTTTTATAGTATTTTAATGACTTATTTTGGAGTTAATTTCTACCTATCAGGACTTCATTCATATGCCAATGGAGATTTTATTCCTATACCAACTTTTGTCTATATTTTGGTGTTAATTAATTTAATTTTGATTATTAGTGCAGGTTTTAAACGGGATTTAAAAATGCCTAGTTTTTAA
- a CDS encoding 2-oxoglutarate ferredoxin oxidoreductase subunit beta, producing the protein MAFDYDEYLRVDKLPTQWCWGCGDGVVLKAIIRAIQKIGWNMDDVCLVSGIGCSGRMSSYVNCNTVHTTHGRAIAYATGIKLANPKKHVIVVSGDGDTLAIGGNHTIHGCRRNIDLTHILINNFIYGLTNSQTSPTTPQGFYTVTAQAGNIDPNFDACELTKAAGASFVARTNVIESNKLENIIYKALAHKGYSFVDVFSNCHINLGRKNKMGEAVSMLEWIKSRCVEKAKFEQLDYEQRVDKFPTGILHQDESKAEYCQAYEEVRRALKEKRMVDLGALK; encoded by the coding sequence ATGGCTTTTGATTATGATGAATATTTAAGAGTAGATAAACTTCCAACGCAGTGGTGTTGGGGATGTGGAGATGGCGTTGTTTTAAAAGCTATTATTAGAGCTATACAAAAAATTGGTTGGAATATGGATGATGTTTGTTTAGTTTCTGGTATAGGTTGTAGCGGTAGAATGAGTTCTTATGTAAATTGCAACACAGTTCATACAACTCATGGCAGGGCTATAGCTTATGCAACTGGTATAAAGCTTGCAAATCCAAAAAAACATGTTATAGTAGTAAGCGGTGATGGAGATACTTTAGCAATAGGTGGAAATCACACAATTCACGGATGTAGAAGAAATATAGATTTAACACATATTTTAATAAATAATTTTATTTATGGACTTACCAATTCTCAAACTTCACCAACTACTCCACAAGGTTTTTACACCGTTACTGCTCAAGCGGGTAATATAGATCCTAATTTTGATGCATGCGAGCTAACAAAGGCTGCAGGTGCTTCTTTTGTGGCAAGAACCAATGTTATAGAATCAAACAAGCTTGAAAATATCATTTATAAAGCCTTAGCACATAAAGGATACAGCTTTGTTGATGTATTTTCAAATTGCCATATAAATTTAGGTAGAAAAAACAAAATGGGAGAAGCTGTGAGTATGCTTGAGTGGATTAAATCTCGTTGTGTTGAAAAGGCTAAATTTGAACAATTAGATTATGAGCAAAGAGTGGATAAATTTCCTACAGGAATTTTACACCAAGATGAGAGTAAAGCAGAGTACTGCCAAGCTTATGAAGAGGTTAGAAGGGCTTTGAAAGAAAAAAGAATGGTTGATTTAGGAGCGCTAAAATGA
- a CDS encoding acetolactate synthase III, valine-sensitive, catalytic subunit, giving the protein MKELNGSQMICEALKEEKVKVVFGYPGGAALNIYDEIFKQNYFKHVLVRHEQAALHSADAYARMSGEVGVAVVTSGPGFTNAITGLATAYSDSIPLVLISAQVANSLIGTDAFQEIDAIGISRPCVKHNYLVKNIQELPKILKEAFYIATTGRKGPVHIDIPKDVTAAFGKWHYPKELTMKTYKPVYKGNIKQIKKLVSLIKEANKPLFYLGGGCIASNASDEIRQLIKTTQIPAVETLMALGTLRSDDELNLKMAGMHGSYCANIALSECDLLIAVGARFDDRITGKTSEFAKHAKIVHIDIDPSSISKIIEAHFPIVGDIKNVVLDILEELKKEVIDTKKYQEWFKTLQHYKQLYPLIYEDSDEVLKPQWVIQECAKLAPDARIITDVGQHQMWVAQFYPFNYARQLATSGGQGTMGYSLPAALGAKLAVGEEVVVNFVGDGSFLMNIQELMTASVYGIKVINIILNNSFLGMVRQWQSMFYKERFSNTDLSDQPDFINIAKGFHCEGFNVFSKEEFKDVFLKALKSDKTCVINVAIDRYEDVLPMVPAGGAIYNMILPSFKNKDKK; this is encoded by the coding sequence ATGAAAGAGCTAAATGGCTCGCAGATGATTTGCGAAGCATTAAAAGAGGAAAAAGTTAAGGTAGTTTTTGGTTATCCTGGTGGTGCAGCTTTAAATATTTATGATGAAATTTTTAAGCAAAATTATTTTAAACATGTTTTAGTTAGACATGAGCAAGCAGCCTTACATAGTGCTGATGCGTATGCTAGGATGAGTGGGGAAGTAGGCGTTGCTGTAGTTACAAGTGGTCCTGGATTTACTAATGCTATTACAGGTTTAGCTACAGCTTATAGTGATTCTATTCCTTTGGTTTTAATTTCAGCTCAAGTGGCAAATTCATTAATTGGAACAGATGCATTTCAAGAAATCGACGCTATAGGAATTTCAAGACCTTGTGTAAAACATAATTATCTTGTTAAAAATATTCAAGAATTACCTAAAATTTTAAAAGAAGCCTTTTATATTGCTACAACAGGTAGAAAAGGGCCTGTGCACATAGATATACCTAAAGATGTTACAGCAGCATTTGGAAAATGGCACTATCCTAAAGAACTTACCATGAAAACCTATAAACCAGTATATAAAGGAAATATTAAACAAATTAAAAAATTAGTTAGTTTGATAAAAGAAGCTAACAAACCTTTGTTTTATCTTGGTGGAGGTTGTATAGCATCAAATGCAAGTGATGAAATAAGACAACTAATAAAAACAACTCAAATTCCAGCTGTTGAAACTTTAATGGCTTTAGGAACTCTAAGAAGTGATGATGAGCTTAATTTGAAAATGGCTGGTATGCATGGGAGTTATTGTGCAAATATAGCATTAAGCGAATGCGATTTATTGATTGCTGTTGGTGCTAGATTTGATGATAGAATCACTGGAAAAACAAGTGAATTTGCAAAACATGCCAAGATTGTGCATATAGATATTGATCCAAGTTCTATTTCTAAAATTATCGAAGCGCATTTTCCTATAGTTGGAGATATTAAAAATGTTGTATTAGATATACTTGAAGAATTAAAAAAAGAAGTAATTGATACTAAAAAATATCAAGAATGGTTTAAAACTTTACAGCATTATAAGCAATTATATCCTTTGATTTACGAAGATAGTGATGAAGTTTTAAAACCTCAATGGGTTATACAAGAGTGTGCAAAATTAGCTCCTGATGCAAGAATTATTACAGATGTAGGACAACATCAAATGTGGGTAGCACAATTTTACCCATTTAATTATGCAAGACAGCTTGCAACTAGTGGTGGTCAAGGAACTATGGGGTATTCTTTACCTGCTGCACTTGGTGCTAAACTTGCTGTGGGTGAGGAAGTGGTTGTAAATTTTGTAGGTGATGGTTCTTTTTTGATGAATATCCAAGAATTAATGACAGCAAGTGTCTATGGTATTAAGGTGATTAATATCATTTTAAATAATTCTTTTTTAGGCATGGTAAGACAATGGCAAAGTATGTTTTATAAAGAAAGATTTTCAAATACAGATTTAAGTGATCAACCTGATTTTATTAATATCGCAAAGGGTTTTCATTGTGAAGGTTTTAATGTTTTTAGTAAAGAAGAATTTAAAGATGTGTTCTTAAAAGCTTTAAAATCAGATAAAACCTGTGTTATAAATGTGGCTATAGATCGTTACGAAGATGTTTTACCTATGGTTCCTGCAGGTGGAGCAATTTATAATATGATTTTACCTAGTTTTAAAAACAAGGATAAAAAATGA
- the ilvN gene encoding acetolactate synthase small subunit yields MKRRVISVIVLNEHGVLSRVVGLFSGRGYNIESLTVAPLDDKEFSRINIVTLGDERVFEQIIKQLHKLIPTYKVIDSSDFIEKETALVKIALNENFAGLDAILKAYNGSITYSDNETIIAMATDESCKIDNFLKTMKKYNPISVVRSGSILMEVK; encoded by the coding sequence ATGAAAAGAAGAGTAATTTCTGTCATTGTATTAAACGAACATGGTGTTTTATCGCGTGTAGTTGGACTTTTTTCAGGTAGGGGTTATAATATAGAATCCCTCACAGTTGCACCACTTGATGATAAAGAATTCTCAAGGATAAACATTGTAACTTTAGGAGATGAAAGAGTTTTTGAGCAAATTATCAAACAGCTTCATAAGCTTATACCAACTTATAAAGTAATTGATTCTAGTGATTTTATTGAAAAAGAAACTGCTTTAGTTAAAATTGCTTTAAATGAAAATTTTGCAGGATTAGATGCTATTTTAAAAGCATATAATGGAAGTATAACTTACAGCGATAATGAAACTATCATAGCGATGGCAACTGATGAATCTTGTAAAATTGATAATTTTTTAAAGACTATGAAAAAATATAATCCAATTAGCGTTGTTAGAAGTGGTTCTATTTTAATGGAGGTAAAATGA
- a CDS encoding 2-oxoglutarate synthase subunit alpha yields the protein MREVISTGNVLVAKAAIDCGCKFFGGYPITPSSEIAHELSHLLPKNDGTFIQMEDEISGISVAIGAAMSGVKAMTASSGPGISLKAEQIGLAFIAEIPLVIVNVMRGGPSTGLPTRVAQGDLFQAKAPTHGDYASIALAPASLEEAYSETIRAFNLAEKYMTPVFLLLDETIGHMNGKAFLPEIKDLNIINRKKFTGDKKDYKPYAAGENEAATLNPFFEGYRYHITGLHHGDIGFPTEDGAIVDKNIKRLIGKIKNNVDDICTWEEFMLDDADFLIIAYGSVARSAKEAILRLREEGIKVGLFRPITLYPVAEKKIAQVVSKFEKVMVSELNMGQYLEEIQRVSKRDDFISLHRANGRPITPSEIIAKVKENI from the coding sequence ATGAGAGAAGTTATATCAACAGGTAATGTTTTAGTAGCAAAAGCAGCAATTGATTGTGGCTGTAAATTTTTTGGTGGTTATCCTATAACTCCAAGTTCTGAAATAGCACATGAATTAAGCCATTTATTGCCAAAAAATGATGGAACTTTTATACAAATGGAAGATGAAATTTCAGGAATTAGTGTGGCAATAGGTGCAGCTATGAGTGGGGTTAAAGCTATGACAGCAAGTAGTGGGCCTGGAATTTCTTTAAAGGCTGAACAAATAGGGCTTGCATTTATAGCTGAAATTCCTCTTGTTATAGTAAATGTTATGAGAGGCGGGCCTTCAACGGGACTTCCAACTAGGGTTGCTCAAGGTGATTTGTTTCAAGCAAAAGCTCCTACTCATGGAGATTATGCTAGTATAGCTTTAGCGCCAGCTTCTTTAGAAGAGGCTTATAGTGAGACTATTAGAGCTTTTAATTTAGCTGAAAAATATATGACTCCTGTGTTTTTGCTTTTAGATGAAACTATAGGGCATATGAATGGTAAGGCTTTTTTACCAGAAATTAAAGACTTAAACATTATAAATCGTAAAAAATTTACCGGTGATAAAAAAGATTACAAGCCTTATGCAGCAGGGGAAAATGAAGCTGCAACGCTTAATCCTTTCTTTGAAGGCTATCGTTATCATATCACAGGGCTTCACCATGGAGATATAGGCTTTCCAACAGAAGATGGTGCAATAGTAGATAAAAATATAAAAAGACTTATAGGAAAAATAAAAAACAATGTAGATGATATATGCACTTGGGAAGAATTTATGCTTGATGATGCTGATTTTTTAATTATAGCTTATGGAAGTGTTGCAAGATCTGCAAAAGAAGCGATTTTAAGACTTAGAGAAGAAGGTATAAAAGTAGGGCTTTTTAGGCCTATAACTTTATATCCAGTAGCTGAGAAAAAAATAGCTCAAGTTGTGTCTAAATTTGAAAAGGTTATGGTAAGTGAGCTTAATATGGGGCAATATTTAGAAGAAATTCAAAGAGTTAGCAAAAGAGATGATTTTATCAGTTTGCACCGTGCAAATGGACGCCCTATCACTCCAAGTGAGATTATTGCTAAAGTAAAGGAGAATATATAA
- a CDS encoding 2-oxoglutarate:acceptor oxidoreductase, gamma subunit, translated as MKYQLRFCGEGGQGVITAGEILAKAAIKEGRNAFKASTYTSQVRGGPTKVDIIIDENEIFFPYAVEGEVSFMLSTADKGYKSFKDGVAKGGIIVIEPNLVHPSKSDYEDWKIYEIPIISIAKDEVGNVATQSVVALAIAAYMSKCIDIQALKQTMLDMVPAKTKDANAKAFDLGIEYAQKAIS; from the coding sequence ATGAAATACCAATTAAGATTTTGTGGTGAAGGCGGTCAAGGGGTAATTACTGCTGGTGAAATACTAGCAAAAGCTGCTATCAAAGAAGGACGCAATGCTTTTAAGGCATCAACTTATACTTCTCAAGTAAGAGGCGGGCCTACTAAGGTTGATATAATTATTGATGAAAATGAAATTTTCTTTCCTTATGCAGTAGAAGGTGAGGTTAGTTTTATGCTCTCAACTGCTGATAAGGGTTATAAGAGTTTTAAAGATGGTGTTGCAAAAGGTGGTATTATAGTTATAGAGCCAAATTTAGTTCATCCAAGCAAAAGTGATTATGAGGATTGGAAAATTTATGAAATTCCTATTATATCTATAGCCAAAGATGAAGTGGGTAATGTTGCAACCCAATCAGTTGTAGCTTTGGCCATTGCTGCTTATATGAGTAAATGTATAGACATACAAGCTCTTAAGCAAACTATGCTTGATATGGTGCCTGCAAAAACCAAAGATGCAAATGCTAAAGCTTTTGATTTAGGCATAGAATACGCTCAAAAAGCAATTTCTTGA